A window of Malania oleifera isolate guangnan ecotype guangnan chromosome 5, ASM2987363v1, whole genome shotgun sequence contains these coding sequences:
- the LOC131156269 gene encoding transcription factor IBH1-like, translating into MNTQRLSLNPASFKTRFTRLFLQALARLNRPNPGSSASSASSLRDFFRRQRKVKAAADASMACAAGARRAWSRALLRKCRQRLQRRRALGGKIGMSTVRKRSEVGNKGWEGIGSGSGQAHELRRLVPGGQAMEFHALVREAAHYIKCLNAQIEAMRSIADLYSALAR; encoded by the coding sequence ATGAACACCCAGCGTTTATCGTTAAACCCTGCTTCTTTCAAAACGAGGTTCACCCGGCTTTTCCTCCAAGCCCTCGCGAGGCTAAACAGGCCAAACCCCGGTAGTTCTGCTTCGTCTGCTTCCAGTCTACGTGATTTCTTTCGCCGCCAGCGAAAAGTTAAGGCTGCCGCCGACGCATCCATGGCCTGTGCCGCCGGCGCAAGAAGAGCTTGGAGCCGAGCATTGCTTCGGAAGTGCCGTCAGCGGTTACAGCGCCGCCGTGCTTTGGGCGGAAAGATCGGCATGAGTACAGTGAGAAAAAGAAGTGAAGTAGGGAATAAGGGTTGGGAAGGGATTGGCTCAGGCTCCGGCCAAGCGCACGAGCTCCGGCGGCTTGTACCGGGCGGGCAAGCCATGGAATTCCACGCCTTGGTGAGAGAAGCTGCCCATTATATAAAGTGCCTTAACGCTCAGATAGAGGCTATGAGAAGCATAGCCGATCTTTACTCTGCCTTGGCTCGCTGA